The nucleotide sequence TCCATTATCTAAATATTGATATGACAAAAATACCTGTGTACTATTGAATGTTGGTTTAGAGTAAAAATCTCCCTTTCTTACAAGTTCCACAAAATCTGAATTATATTCTTTTATCAGTCTTTCATTTTCTGCTATTTTGCTTTTTATTTCTTCGCGCTCTGTCTGTATCTTAGTTAAAAGATCTCCTTTAGTTTCCTGTATTTCCTCTGCTGTTATTCCTGCTCCAAAAGATATTCCTCCTGTTATCATGAAGGCTATCAAAAGTGAAAGAGAATAACTGACTTTTCTTTTTAAAAATCTTTTTAGAGATTTTTCAATATCACCTTTTCTCACAAATCTTCCCCCTTTATTTAATTTCCTGCTCTTACTTTTTGTTCCATTTTATCTAGTCTACTCAAGTATTCATTAAGCTTCTCATTTTCAAGTAAAAGAAGTTCAATCTCATTATTGTTAGTTTTGAACTTATCATATACTTCATCAAATTTTTGACTTAAAAATACTCTGTTTTCATCTGTTTCCATCCCCAAAACTTCTTCAAGTTTCATGATTTCTTCTTCTTCCATCTTTAGGAAAGCCATTCTTTCCTTACCTATTTCAAAAGCTGCTCCTGCTGCTGCAATTCTTGATTCAGGAGTATTTTCACTTCTGAATACTTTCTCTTCAAGAGATTCATTCATATCTCTTCTGATGTCCTCAATTATTTTCTTTCCTTTTTTCTCTTCTGCCTTTTCAGCAGCAATTCTAGCTTTTTCTTCAGCTTCTCTTGCTTTTTCTGCATCTTCAATAGCTTTTTGTTTTGCTCTCTCTTCAGCCTGTATTTCTCTTCTTATCTGTTCAAGAACCTTTTTTCCTTCTTTTTCACTTACTTCTTGTGAATAAAGTGCTGTTGTTAAACAAGATATTAAAAGAAATATCCCCAAAATTCTCTTCATAATTTCTTTCCTCCTTAAGATTAAACTCCATTTTTTATTATTATTTTCTTTCAAAAATGACAAACAAATATTTTAAAAACATGATTTTAAAAAGGTAACCATATCATTTTTATTAAAACAAATTGGTTAACATACGCCCTTATTTAACATAATTATAACATAATTGTTTTTTACACACAATTAAAAATTAAATATATGCATGATAATTGTTGACATTAAAATAAATAAAAGTATAAATGTATGTTTAAATGTAGATTTTAATTTTTTTATAATTAAAAACATTTAATATTCTTTGAAAGTTTTATACAATGAAAATAAATAAATAAAAATCCATTTTTTGAGAATTTTGATAACTTTAAAATATTCAATTAAATATTTCATTCCTTTACATATACAATTACTAATTGTAATTTTATTCCCTCTAAAATATAATCTATTTAAATTATAAAAAAATAAAGGTATTTAATCAGACAAATTGTATTCAATGAATGAGATTATTAATTCAAAAAATAAAAATAATTTTCGTCATACAATAAAAAATTAAAAGAACATAATAAAAAATTATTAAATTATAAAAAAGAAAAGGAATATTTAATTAAAATATAGATTAAAGGGTTTTTATTGAATGTTTATTTTAATATTTAGAGAAGGAAAAAATTTCTTCTTTTTTTGATAGAATAAAAAAAATCTAATTAGGATGGTATATTAAAAATTATAAAATATATTCTAGCTTTTCCTTAATCTCAACAATTAAATTTTATTTTGAATTAAAAAACAGAAGGTCACCTCATGGGAAAAAAATTAAAAAAATATTTTACTATGTACCAATAATTCTACTGACTGTTTCTTGTAGTAACTCGCAAGCAACAGTATCAGAAAAATTTTCTGAATCTAAGCAACAGAAATGGACAGAATTATCAACAAAATATGAAAATTCATATTTTGATAATAAAATTCAAAAAAATATTTCTTTAGAAGTATTATCTAATTGGTGGTTAGTTTTAGAAGATGAAACTCTCACACAACTTATAAATTTATCTTTAAGCAATAATAAAAATTTGCAAGAAGTGTGGACAAAAGTTACTGAAGCCAGAGCTGCGTTAGGAATAAGCAAAGCTGAACTACTTCCATGGCTTGATAGTAATAATGGCTGGGAAAGAAAACAAACATCTGATAATTCTCCTAATCAAAGTGGAATTGCTAATGTCTATAAATTAGGAATAGATGCTTCATGGGAAATTGATATTTTTGGTGGAAATCGGTATAAAGTAGATGCTACAACAGCTGATTTACAAACACAGCATGCTCAACTTCATGCAGCATGGGTCACTTTGACATCAGAGGTAGCAATCAATTACTTATCTTTAAGAACTTTACAAGAACGATTATCAATAGCTGAAGCCAATCTAAGTTTACAAGAGAATACAGTTCAGTTATTACAGTCAAAATATAATAATGGACTAATAGATGGATTAGGGCTAAATCAAGCTAAGTATACAGCAAGTCAAACTAAGTCTACCATTCCTACTATAAAAATAAGTATAGAGGAAACACTAAATAATTTAGCAGTACTTACAGGACAACTGTCAGGAAGTCTTGAAAAAATTCTAATAGAAAAAAAGCTCTTCCAAATATTGATGAAATGATCTATGTTGGAATTCCTGCTGAAGCTTTAAGACAAAGACCTGACATACAAGCAGCTGAATACCAATTGGAAGCTCAAATTGCTCGTACAAAATCAGCAAGAGCTGATCTAAAACCAAAATTAATATTGTTTGGTTCAATAGGCTTAGAAAGTGTCAGTAGTGTTTTCACTTCTAAATACTTTTTCCTCAAGAGATTCATTTAAGTCTCTTCTAATATCTTCAATTATTTTTTTCCTTTTTTCTCTTCTGCCTTTTTAGCAGCAATTCTTACTTTTTCAGCATCTTCAATGGCTTTTTGCTTTGCTTTTTCTTCAGACTGTATCTCTCTTCTTATCTGTTCAAGAACTTTTTTCCCTCTTTTTCACTTATCTCTTGTGAATAAAGTGTTGTTGTCAGACAAGATAATAAAAGAAATATTCCCAAAATTTTCTTCATATTTCTTTCCTCCTTAAGAATAAATTTTATTTTTTAACTTTAATTTAAAATAGTAAAAAATCCTCCTTTCTCATATAATATGACTAACAAATATTCTGAAATCGTGATTTAAAAAAGATAATATAATTAAATTTTAAAAAAATAATTAGTTGACATATTATATATACAATCAAATTATATAATTTTAATAGTTGACATAAAGATAAAAAAATATCAAATATATCTATAATATTAAATTATAAATTTTTATATAATTAAAGATAATAATAATTCATTAAATTTTATGTTCTTTACTATATTGCATTAAAAAAATCATAAAATAAATTTTCTAGAATAATAAAAAATTTTAAATAAGATAAAAAACCAAAAGTAATCTTTACAAAAAAAATAAGTTACAAAGAAAATGAATTTCCTTTGCAACTTATCTCTTTTTTATCTATATAATTGTATTAATTCTTGGTATACTTCAAAAGTAAATATAAATATTTTATATAAAATATCTCAATTAAAATTTATAATTAAATCTTACTCCATATCTTATTGAAGTATCTTTTCTATGCTGCTCATTTGCTGCCTCTACTTCAAATGTTACCCCCATATGGTTTTCTTTTTCTATTGCTATTCCTATTTTTCCTATTACTGCTCCTTTTTTCTTTTCTGGTGTTATCAGGCTGTAATATCCTTCATCTCCATTTTTTAATTTTGCTTTGTTTCCATCATAGTTATCTCCTAATTCATAGGCATATTTTACATCTCCTATTACTCTTACTGATACCTGCTCTTTTGCGTATATCCTTTGTTTTCCTTTCAATCCTATTCCTACTTCTGCGCTTAAGTAATCATTATCTTTTACTCTTACTTCAAGCCCTCCCTTACTTCCTGCTTTTTCTGTAAAGCTTCCTACTTTTCCATATTCAAGATTCAGTTCTCCATATACATTTAATTCTTTCTCTGTATCTTTATGTATTACTTTATTTAATTTATTATCTAAACTTACTGAATATGTATTGTATTCTCCCTTATTTTCATAAGCTTTATGCAATGCAAGCTTTCTCTTTGCTATATGTCTGTCATAACCAAGTTCTGCTCTTGTTAACCATGACACCTTATGTTCTTCACTTAAATTTTTTACCCTATGTACCCCTGCTCTCAATGAATATACATCCTCTTTAGAACCTCCATCATCTTTAAACTTAAATTTTGAACCTGCAAATCCTAATGTATATCCATATTTATCTCCTGTTTCACTATCTTCTTTTTCCTTCATGTACATAAGTCCTATTACTTTATAATCATAATCGTCTATTCCTGTTGTCCCATCTTTATAGTTCCCATCTGTATATATCACACTAAATTTATTACTGTCATCTGTAAAGTTATTTGATGACTCCATCTCATAAAATGAATTATCAAAAGCTCTATTTATATCCTGCATTCTTCTTTGAATAGTTGCATAGATATCTCCTCTTGTCTGAGCTATCTTTCTCTCTGTTTCCACAGCAAAGTTTTCCTCAGGAAGTCCATCTAAATAAGAGTTTAATCCTTTTAATATATCTGCATCTCTTCCTATTCCATTACTGTTTCTCAAAATATTATCAAGACCTTTATCCAAAGCATCATATTGACTTCCAATAGTTAAATCTGCATATGGTACTTTAGCTATAACTAAATCTCCTTTATCAGTTATCTTTGATACAAACATTGGAGATGTTACTGCTGATAGTTTATTTCCATCTACTGTTCCACTGGCAGTATTTACAAAACCTTTTATTTCATATGAAATTCCATTTCCTGTAAGAGCAAAATTTGGCAGTATTTTTACTTCTCCTGTTATATTTGAAGCATTGAACAGGGGAGTTTTTGTTGTAACATCTACATATGCACCTTTTACTACTATTGAACTTAGTGTTGTTAATGTTCCACCTATAGCTACATATTTATCATTAATATATATAGTTCCATCTGGTTTTATAACAACACTTCCTAAATTCTCACTTGTCTCAGAAGTACTGATTGGAGTTCCACTACCTGTTACATTTATTGTTCCAGAATTTACTAAAGTTCCTTTTCCTTCCACTCCTATACCATTATTTACATTTATTGTTCCTGTATTAGTTATAGCAGCTCCGCTTCCCACATATATTCCTGTTCCTTTATCAACATTCACTGTCCCACTATTAAAAATAGTTCCACCATTATATGCTGCCATTCCAAGAGATGAAACTCCTGATGATGAAAGACCACTTCCAAGATTAATTGTTCCCTTATTTTCTGCTGTTCCTTTATTTTGAACCAGTATTCCTATTCCACCATTATCAATGTTGATTATTCCTTCATTTATAAATGATGTTCCTAGACCTGTTACATAAACACCTACTGAATGTTCATAGTTTACAGTTATATTTCCTGATGTAGTATTCAGTCCTGTACTTCCTCCTGCCAAATAAATGCCAACTGAATTTTCATGTTTTTCAAGATTTGAAGGATCCCCATTAGTATTTGTAGCTCCAACTTTAATATTTCCGAAGTTATTTACCTTATTATTTCCTTCAGAGAATATCCCTATTGCTGATGTTCCTAAAGTCATGTCAGCATTATTATTAATAGTTATTGAATCTAAAGCTTTAGCAGTTGCTGCTGTTTGCTGTTGAGCATATATCCCATATCCGCTGATACCTATATTCCAATCTCCAGACACAGTTATTATTCCTGTTCCCCCTATTTTGTATATTCCTGCTGAGGCAGCAGTATTTTTATCTGCAATGTCAATATTTCCAGAGTAATTTATATTTCCAGTTCCAAGACTTAAAATACCAATACTTGAATCAGAACCTATATCCATATTACCATTTACAGAAGAGTCTACATTTTCAGTATATACCCCTACTGAATTTTCAGAAGATATTGCTATTTTATTATTCATCACCAGTTTAACTTCACTATCTCCAGAAGCAAATATTCCAACTCCATGTTTTCCTACAGACATATCACTTCCAGTTTGTGTTA is from Fusobacterium sp. and encodes:
- a CDS encoding TolC family protein; amino-acid sequence: MWTKVTEARAALGISKAELLPWLDSNNGWERKQTSDNSPNQSGIANVYKLGIDASWEIDIFGGNRYKVDATTADLQTQHAQLHAAWVTLTSEVAINYLSLRTLQERLSIAEANLSLQENTVQLLQSKYNNGLIDGLGLNQAKYTASQTKSTIPTIKISIEETLNNLAVLTGQLSGSLEKILIEKKLFQILMK
- a CDS encoding TolC family protein, encoding MIYVGIPAEALRQRPDIQAAEYQLEAQIARTKSARADLKPKLILFGSIGLESVSSVFTSKYFFLKRFI
- a CDS encoding autotransporter-associated N-terminal domain-containing protein; its protein translation is MRKGDIEKSLKRFLKRKVSYSLSLLIAFMITGGISFGAGITAEEIQETKGDLLTKIQTEREEIKSKIAENERLIKEYNSDFVELVRKGDFYSKPTFNSTQVFLSYQYLDNG